A genomic window from Aquila chrysaetos chrysaetos chromosome 9, bAquChr1.4, whole genome shotgun sequence includes:
- the LOC115346101 gene encoding scale keratin-like has protein sequence MSCYDLCPPKTGVAVPQPVAESCNELCARQCPDSTAFIQPPPVVVTFPGPILSSFPQQAVVGSSGAPAFGGNLGLGGLYGAGATLGSGGLCTFGRPYASPACSPCALPRYSKKLWDTCGPC, from the coding sequence ATGTCTTGCTACGACCTGTGCCCACCGAAAACCGGCGTCGCCGTCCCCCAGCCCGTCGCTGAGAGCTGCAACGAGCTGTGCGCCCGGCAGTGCCCCGACTCGACGGCCTTCATCCAGCCGCCCCCCGTCGTCGTCACCTTCCCCggccccatcctcagctccttcccccagcaagCCGTGGTGGGCTCCTCCGGAGCACCCGCCTTTGGGGGCAACCTGGGGCTGGGAGGCCTCTACGGCGCCGGCGCCACCCTGGGCTCGGGGGGCCTCTGCACCTTTGGCAGACCCTACGCTTCTCCCGCCTGCAGCCCTTGTGCCTTGCCCCGCTACAGCAAGAAGCTGTGGGACACCTGTGGGCCCTGCTAg
- the LOC115346025 gene encoding scale keratin-like, producing MSCYDLCPPKTGVAVPQPVAESCNELCARQCPDSTAFIQPPPVVVTFPGPILSSFPQQAVVGSSGAPAFGGNLGLGGLYGAGATLGSGGLCTFGRPYASPACSPCALPRYSKKLWDTCGPC from the coding sequence ATGTCTTGCTACGACCTGTGCCCACCGAAAACCGGCGTCGCCGTCCCCCAGCCCGTCGCTGAGAGCTGCAACGAGCTGTGCGCCCGGCAGTGCCCCGACTCGACGGCCTTCATCCAGCCGCCCCCCGTCGTCGTCACCTTCCCCggccccatcctcagctccttcccccagcaagCCGTGGTGGGCTCCTCCGGAGCACCCGCCTTTGGGGGCAACCTGGGGCTGGGAGGCCTCTACGGCGCCGGCGCCACCCTGGGCTCGGGGGGCCTCTGCACCTTTGGCAGACCCTACGCTTCTCCCGCCTGCAGCCCTTGTGCCTTGCCCCGCTACAGCAAGAAGCTGTGGGACACCTGTGGGCCCTGCTAG